One Nicotiana sylvestris chromosome 12, ASM39365v2, whole genome shotgun sequence genomic window carries:
- the LOC138883418 gene encoding uncharacterized protein, with the protein MANGEETSIGTSTAMSIDHYHPLYLQPCDTLGSSLISIQLTGSENYALWSRSMKKGISSVSAYFSKLTDLWEEYDALMPCLGCDCPESKSYFEHFEYQRLLQFLMGLNETYSQPRSQILIMSPVLTVNKAYSMIVSEESQRALGKFS; encoded by the exons ATGGCGAATGGAGAAGAAACTTCAATTGGAACAAGTACAGCAATGAGCATAGATCATTATCACCCATTGTATTTACAGCCTTGTGATACTCTAGGTAGTTCCTTGATCTCTATTCAACTAACTGGATCTGAAAACTATGCATTGTGGAGTAGATCTATGAAAAAG GGAATTTCCTCAGTTTCTGCATATTTCTCCAAATTGACAGACCTCTGGGAGGAATATGATGCCTTGATGCCCTGCCTTGGGTGTGACTGCCCAGAATCTAAGAGCTATTTTGAACATTTTGAGTATCAGAGGCTGTTGCAGTTTCTTATGGGGTTAAATGAAACATATAGCCAACCTAGAAGTCAGATATTGATCATGAGCCCTGTTCTTACAGTTAACAAAGCATATTCTATGATAGTCTCTGAAGAAAGCCAAAGAGCTTTGGGAAAGTTCTCTTAG
- the LOC104214808 gene encoding calcium-binding protein CBP-like codes for MSGYPHNVPGYGYGQPPPPQPYSTPYGAAPPPSSSPYGAPPPPSSSAYGAPPPQSHSSAPYGAPAPPQSHSPYAPVPSPYSTGAPSYGSDPHKPPKENKPQSYGGYPAPPPSAPYGDPNKPPKDNNPHASPYGGYHAPAPYGATSPFASLVPSAFPPGTDPNVIACFQLADQDGSGLIDDKELQKALSSYNQSFSLRTVHLLMYLFTNTNTRKIGPKEFTSVFYSLQEWRGIFERFDRDRSGRIDSSELRDALLSLGYAVSPPILDLLVSKFDKTGGKNKAIEYDNFIECCLTVKGLTDKFKEKDTSYSGSATFSYESFMLTVLPFLIA; via the exons ATGTCCGGTTACCCGCATAACGTTCCCGGCTACGGTTACGGTCAGCCACCACCACCTCAGCCGTACTCCACCCCATACGGCGCTGCTCCACCACCTTCATCATCCCCTTACGGTGCCCCACCACCGCCCTCATCATCGGCCTACGGTGCCCCACCACCACAAAGTCACTCCTCCGCCCCATACGGTGCCCCAGCCCCACCACAAAGTCACTCCCCTTACGCCCCCGTCCCCTCTCCATACTCCACAGGTGCACCATCTTACGGTAGTGATCCGCATAAACCCCCAAAAGAGAACAAACCACAGTCTTACGGTGGTTACCCGGCTCCACCACCTTCAGCTCCTTACGGTGATCCGAACAAACCCCCGAAAGATAATAACCCACACGCGTCTCCTTACGGTGGGTACCACGCGCCAGCTCCTTATGGGGCTACGAGCCCATTTGCTTCACTAGTGCCCTCCGCTTTTCCACCTGGCACCGATCCGAATGTGATAGCGTGTTTCCAGCTGGCTGATCAGGATGGGAGTGGGTTAATCGATGATAAGGAGCTGCAGAAGGCGCTTTCTTCTTATAACCAGAGCTTCAGCTTGAGGACTGTCCATCTCCTTATGTATCTCTTCACCAATACCAACACCAGAAAAATCG GTCCCAAAGAATTCACTTCAGTCTTTTACAGTCTTCAAGAGTGGAGA GGAATTTTTGAGAGATTCGACAGGGATAGGAGTGGAAGAATTGATTCATCTGAACTGAGAGACGCATTACTTAGCCTGGGATATGCTGTATCACCTCCTATCCTGGATTTGCTGGTCTCCAAGTTTGACAAAACTGGTGGAAAGAATAAGGCCATTGAATATGATAACTTCATCGA GTGCTGCCTCACTGTTAAG ggaCTAACTGACAAATTCAAGGAGAAGGATACTTCATATTCTGGCTCGGCTACATTCTCTTACGAGTCCTTCATGCTAACCGTTTTGCCTTTCCTGATCGCTTAG